One segment of Trachemys scripta elegans isolate TJP31775 chromosome 1, CAS_Tse_1.0, whole genome shotgun sequence DNA contains the following:
- the PCDH20 gene encoding protocadherin-20 yields MTAVSEGMNYQGTGRRSQALGASWLPRSRHRQLEMGHLRSAGRTTSHRNLQHLFLFLLFIGPFNCFASYSRATELFYSLNEGLPAGVLIGSLAQDLRLHGVAAEGLPTRRGEPVLSFSLASQGLGGQYVSLDNRSGELHTSALQIDREALCLETGAGLSASLPAPSSEPCLLLLDVLVLPQEHFRLVKVKISIRDVNDNAPRFPVPNMRLWVPENAPIDTRLAIEHPALDPDLGTNAVQTYRLKDDYGVFTLDVEENESGERTPYLIVMGALDREDREEYVTLIIAEDGGTPPLLGSATLTIGISDINDNCPQFSDSQLNVTVYGNSSAGTHVATIHAVDMDLGSNAQISYSYSQKVPQPSRDLFHLDESTGAIKLSSKIDGDAPRLHRLTILANGPGCIPAVTTVLVSIIKVMLRPPEVVPRFIANEVEGVVYLKELEPVNTPIAFFTIKDPDEKYKVDCFLDGNGPFKLSPYKPYNNEYLLETTRPLDYEVQQLYEISVVAWNSEGFHVNKIIKVQVLDDNDNSPVFPQQLIELSIEENNAPNAFLTKLHATDADSGERGKVSYFLGPDAPSYFSLDKTTGVLTVSTQLDREEKEKYRYTVKAIDSGLPPRESLATVTITVLDKNDNSPRFINKDFSFFVPENFPGFGEIGVISVTDADSGQNGWVALSVVNGSDIFVIDTGKGVLRAKVSLDREQQSSYVLWVEAVDGGDPVLSSTAKITILLLDINDNPPLVLFPQSNTSYLLVLPSTLPGSPITEVYAVDKDTGMNAVIAYSIIGRRGPRPESFRIDPKTGNITLEESLMQNDYGLYRLLVKVSDHGYPEPLHSTIMVNLFVNDTVSNESYIESLLRKEPDINIEEKEPQISIEPTHKKMESPSCMPTLVALSIISLGSITLVTGMGIYICLRKGKKHHRADENLEVQIPLNGRIDLHMLEKKPMEISNI; encoded by the exons ATGACTGcagtttcagagggaatgaactacCAAGGGACTGGCAGGCGCTCGCAAGCCCTAGGAGCAAGCTGGCTTCCGAGGAGCAGGCACCGGCAGCTGGAGATGGGGCACCTACGCAGCGCTGGGCGCACCACCAGCCACAGAAACCTGCAG CATTTGTTCCTTTTCCTGCTCTTCATCGGCCCTTTCAACTGCTTTGCCAGTTACAGCCGCGCCACCGAGCTCTTCTACAGTCTCAACGAGGGGCTGCCGGCCGGGGTGCTCATCGGGAGCCTGGCACAGGACCTACGGCTACATGGGGTGGCTGCGGAGGGTCTGCCGACCCGTCGCGGGGAGCCTGTGCTCTCCTTCAGCCTGGCCTCCCAGGGGCTGGGTGGCCAGTACGTGAGCCTGGACAACCGCTCGGGGGAGCTGCACACCTCAGCCCTGCAGATCGACCGCGAGGCGCTGTGCTTGGAGACCGGCGCTGGCTTATCTGCCTCTCTGCCAGCGCCATCCTCGgagccctgcctgctgctgctggacgtgctggtgctgccccaggagcactTCCGCCTGGTGAAGGTGAAGATCTCCATCCGCGATGTCAATGACAATGCACCACGATTCCCCGTGCCCAACATGCGCCTCTGGGTACCCGAGAACGCCCCCATCGACACCCGCCTGGCCATAGAGCACCCGGCCCTCGACCCTGACCTGGGCACCAATGCAGTCCAGACCTACCGCCTTAAGGACGACTATGGGGTCTTCACCCTAGATGTGGAGGAGAATGAGAGTGGGGAGAGGACCCCCTACCTGATTGTTATGGGGGCTCTGGACAGGGAGGACAGGGAGGAGTATGTCACCCTCATCATCGCGGAGGATGGGGGGACCCCGCCGTTACTGGGCAGTGCCACCCTCACCATTGGCATCAGCGACATCAACGACAACTGCCCCCAGTTCAGCGATTCCCAACTCAACGTTACTGTCTATGGGAATTCCAGTGCAGGGACACACGTGGCCACCATCCACGCAGTTGACATGGACCTGGGATCCAATGCCCAGATCTCTTACTCTTACAGTCAAAAGGTCCCCCAGCCATCAAGAGATTTGTTCCATCTGGATGAAAGTACAGGAGCCATCAAGCTCTCTAGTAAGATCGATGGTGATGCTCCCCGGCTCCATAGGTTGACTATATTGGCCAACGGTCCTGGTTGTATCCCTGCTGTGACCACTGTGCTTGTGTCCATCATCAAAGTCATGTTGAGACCCCCTGAAGTGGTCCCTCGTTTTATAGCTAATGAAGTAGAAGGTGTGGTTTACTTGAAAGAATTGGAGCCTGTTAACACACCGATAGCATTTTTTACTATAAAAGACCCAGATGAAAAATATAAAGTGGATTGCTTTTTGGATGGCAATGGGCCATTCAAACTGTCACCATACAAACCATACAATAATGAATATTTATTAGAGACTACAAGGCCTTTAGACTATGAGGTACAGCAGCTCTATGAAATATCAGTGGTTGCATGGAACTCAGAGGGATTTCATGTAAACAAGATAATTAAAGTACAGGTTCTGGACGATAACGACAACTCACCAGTTTTCCCTCAACAATTAATAGAATTATCTATTGAAGAAAATAATGCTCCCAATGCTTTTTTGACCAAATTGCATGCAACGGATGCTGAcagtggagagagagggaaagtgtCCTATTTTCTAGGGCCTGATGCCCCTTCATATTTTTCTTTAGATAAAACTACAGGTGTTCTTACAGTTTCCACTCAGCTGGacagagaagaaaaagagaaatacaGATATACTGTTAAAGCAATAGATTCTGGATTGCCTCCCAGAGAATCGCTAGCAACTGTCACCATCACAGTTTTGGATAAAAATGACAATAGTCCTAGATTTATCAATAAGGATTTCAGTTTTTTTGTACCAGAAAACTTTCCAGGTTTTGGGGAAATTGGAGTTATCAGTGTTACAGATGCTGATTCAGGGCAAAATGGATGGGTAGCCCTTTCAGTTGTAAATGGAAGTGATATTTTTGTGATAGATACTGGCAAAGGAGTTTTGAGAGCTAAGGTCTCCCTCGACAGGGAGCAGCAAAGTTCCTATGTCTTGTGGGTTGAAGCTGTTGATGGAGGTGATCCTGTCCTTTCTTCTACTGCCAAAATAACTATCCTTCTTCTGGACATTAATGACAACCCCCCACTGGTCTTGTTTCCTCAGTCTAATACATCTTATTTGTTGGTACTTCCTTCTACTCTTCCTGGCTCTCCCATCACAGAAGTCTATGCTGTAGATAAAGACACTGGCATGAATGCTGTCATAGCTTACAGCATCATAGGTAGAAGAGGTCCACGGCCTGAATCATTTAGGATTGACCCTAAAACTGGTAATATCACCTTGGAAGAGTCACTGATGCAGAATGACTATGGTCTCTACCGGCTACTCGTAAAAGTTAGCGATCATGGCTATCCAGAGCCCCTCCATTCCACAATCATGGTGAACCTTTTTGTCAATGACACAGTGAGCAATGAAAGCTATATTGAAAGTTTGTTAAGAAAGGAACCTGACATTAATATAGAGGAAAAAGAGCCACAAATATCTATAGAGCCTACGCATAAAAAAATGGAGTCACCATCTTGCATGCCTACCTTAGTAGCCCTGTCAATAATAAGCTTGGGCTCAATCACTTTAGTAACTGGGATGGGCATTTACATCTGTTTACGAAAAGGGAAAAAGCATCACAGAGCAGATGAAAATTTGGAAGTACAAATCCCACTAAATGGAAGAATTGACCTTCATATGTTGGAGAAGAAACCAATGGAGATTTCTAATATTTGA